One Actinomadura viridis genomic region harbors:
- a CDS encoding class I adenylate-forming enzyme family protein — protein MQIRAGMLPVDAAARFAGTTALTTAAGAQTFAELDASANRVATGLAALGVDEGERVGVLSHNRAEVVHAWLGCERAGIVRVILHSHFDMGTHAEMLERVDARGLIFDVRFAEAVEAHRDRLGDLLLIAVGEEPPSWAIPWADVLAAGSPVADPLDVDEDSPAFIQPTSGTTGSPKPWTVSHRSWAAVVDQNLHHVDTFAPGLPPVGPSDVVLHAHALQWATGFQLLYPYLVRGARTVLVDDSAFDPAHVLDVIVAEGVTGLLLPAPMLDPILDLVEARGGVEHRLRRLVVFFATPEVLERTTALLGPVWCHGFGSTEQGAVTTRLLASEVAEDPRRITSVGRPASPFFEVAIVDDAGRRVPRGRLGEIVVRSAMSIGHYWGMPDRTEGAFLPGDWFRPADVGHLDEDGFLYYVDRAADSIPTSSGTVYPHSVEAAVLKHPAVANCGVVGLGDDRVVAAVVLKDGFADTPSLREEIDRTAAPGLFPHERPEILVLDELPCVLGGAKVQRAVLRERLAES, from the coding sequence ATGCAGATCAGGGCGGGGATGCTGCCGGTGGACGCGGCGGCGCGGTTCGCCGGGACGACGGCGCTCACCACGGCCGCTGGGGCCCAGACGTTCGCGGAACTCGACGCGTCGGCGAACCGGGTCGCCACCGGACTGGCCGCCCTCGGGGTGGACGAAGGGGAGCGGGTCGGCGTGCTCTCCCACAACCGGGCCGAGGTCGTGCACGCCTGGCTGGGATGCGAACGGGCCGGCATCGTCCGGGTGATCCTGCACAGCCACTTCGACATGGGCACGCACGCGGAGATGCTGGAGCGGGTGGACGCGCGCGGGCTGATCTTCGACGTCCGCTTCGCCGAGGCCGTCGAGGCGCACCGGGACCGGCTCGGCGACCTCCTGCTGATCGCGGTGGGCGAGGAGCCGCCGTCCTGGGCGATCCCGTGGGCGGACGTCCTGGCGGCGGGGTCCCCCGTGGCCGATCCGCTGGACGTGGACGAGGACTCTCCCGCGTTCATCCAGCCCACGTCCGGCACCACGGGCTCCCCGAAACCCTGGACGGTCAGCCATCGTTCGTGGGCGGCGGTGGTCGACCAGAACCTCCACCATGTCGACACGTTCGCCCCCGGCCTCCCGCCGGTCGGCCCCTCCGACGTGGTGCTGCACGCGCACGCGCTGCAGTGGGCGACGGGCTTCCAGCTCCTCTACCCGTACCTCGTCCGCGGTGCCCGGACGGTGCTGGTGGACGACTCCGCCTTCGACCCCGCCCACGTCCTGGACGTCATCGTCGCCGAGGGCGTCACCGGCCTCCTGCTGCCGGCGCCGATGCTCGACCCGATCCTCGATCTCGTCGAGGCGCGCGGCGGCGTCGAGCACCGCCTGCGCAGGCTGGTGGTGTTCTTCGCGACGCCGGAGGTTCTGGAACGCACGACCGCGCTGCTGGGGCCGGTGTGGTGCCACGGCTTCGGCTCGACCGAGCAGGGCGCGGTCACCACCCGCCTGCTCGCCTCGGAGGTCGCCGAGGACCCGCGGCGGATCACCAGCGTGGGACGGCCCGCGTCCCCGTTCTTCGAGGTGGCCATCGTCGACGACGCCGGCCGGCGGGTCCCCCGGGGCCGGCTGGGCGAGATCGTCGTCCGCAGCGCGATGTCGATCGGCCATTACTGGGGCATGCCCGATCGCACCGAGGGCGCCTTCCTGCCCGGCGACTGGTTCAGGCCCGCGGACGTCGGCCACCTCGACGAGGACGGATTCCTCTACTACGTGGACCGCGCCGCCGACTCGATCCCGACGTCGTCCGGGACCGTGTACCCGCACTCGGTGGAGGCCGCCGTGCTGAAGCACCCCGCGGTGGCCAACTGCGGTGTCGTCGGGCTCGGGGACGACCGGGTCGTGGCCGCGGTCGTGCTCAAGGACGGGTTCGCCGACACGCCGTCGCTGCGGGAGGAGATCGACCGCACGGCCGCGCCGGGGCTGTTCCCGCACGAGCGGCCCGAGATCCTCGTGCTCGACGAGCTGCCCTGCGTGCTCGGCGGGGCGAAGGTGCAGCGCGCCGTCCTGCGCGAGCGCCTGGCGGAGTCGTGA
- a CDS encoding helix-turn-helix domain-containing protein — MGQVLSTEQVPPRDRVAYWHEVICSTFIKLDVAQTGGGMFRGMVRNHQIGPIQATRILTDPMTAERSRRHLRSAEEDVCLLALQLRGRTVGRQDGRQAVLEPGDLALFDSTRPYLVDFQGRQFDHLVLQFPRAALRERGIEANDATAHRIAVDSVIGRLVSPFLINATRVADTASAETGQRLAGMALDLVATALAPLTGLDRPPSSPGEELLRRVQLYMQLHLSDPCLSPPKVAAAHNISLRQLHRLFSREGTTFGRWLREERLRRCYDDLGSPLLAGRSIAEIGARWGLPDAPGLSRAFRARYGMSPRERRSAAVSAGSAAQP, encoded by the coding sequence GTGGGACAGGTGCTCTCCACCGAACAGGTCCCGCCGCGGGATCGCGTCGCGTACTGGCACGAGGTCATCTGCTCGACCTTCATCAAGCTGGACGTGGCCCAGACCGGCGGCGGAATGTTCCGTGGCATGGTGCGGAACCACCAGATCGGGCCGATCCAGGCGACCCGCATCCTCACCGATCCGATGACCGCCGAGCGTTCGCGCCGCCATCTGCGGTCGGCGGAGGAGGACGTCTGCCTGCTCGCGCTCCAGCTGCGCGGCCGGACGGTCGGCCGGCAGGACGGGCGGCAGGCCGTTCTCGAACCGGGCGACCTGGCGCTGTTCGACAGCACGCGCCCCTACCTGGTGGACTTCCAGGGCCGCCAGTTCGACCACCTGGTGCTGCAGTTCCCCCGCGCCGCGCTCCGCGAGCGCGGCATCGAGGCGAACGACGCCACGGCCCACCGGATCGCGGTGGACTCAGTGATCGGCCGGCTGGTCTCCCCCTTCCTCATCAACGCCACGCGGGTGGCGGACACGGCCAGTGCGGAGACCGGGCAGCGGCTCGCCGGGATGGCGCTGGACCTCGTCGCGACCGCGCTCGCCCCCCTCACCGGCCTCGACCGTCCGCCCTCCTCACCGGGAGAGGAATTGCTGCGCCGAGTCCAGCTCTACATGCAACTGCACCTGTCCGACCCGTGCCTGTCCCCGCCCAAGGTCGCCGCGGCGCACAACATCTCGCTGCGCCAGCTCCACCGGCTGTTCTCCCGCGAGGGCACCACGTTCGGGCGCTGGCTGCGCGAGGAACGGCTGCGCCGCTGCTACGACGACCTGGGCTCGCCGCTGCTCGCCGGACGCTCCATCGCGGAGATCGGCGCCCGCTGGGGCCTGCCGGACGCGCCCGGCCTC